GGTTTGGATCATATTTTTTCCAGTTAATGCTATCTGGATTTACTTCAACATTATTTAAATAAACTTTGTATTCGTGGTCTCTTAAGTATAAAGGATCTTTAATAAAATTATAATACAATTCTTTCTGAACTATATTTAAAGGAACAAGCCAATCGGGATTTAATACTAAGTGATTAATTTTTGACTGAAATATTGGTGTTTCGTGATTAGGTGGCCTATCCTGAATTTTATGAGTTTTAAGATACTTTTTCAATCTTTCATTATAATTACTTGGTTTTTTTTCTCCACAACAAACCTTTAACGCTAATTTAAATGTATCTGCATTATATGCATAAAGCATAAATTCAGGAATATTAATCTTTAGATATTTGTTAGGGAAATTATAGCTATTCCATCTTAATCTTTCCAAATTAACTGCAACCTGAATCGTTCTGTCTTTTGCAGAAATATTCATCTGAGCAATTGTATTTTTACCAATAACACCATCTGCCAGCAAACCATGTTCAGCCTGAAAACGAACAACAGCTTTTTTTAAAATTGTATCGTAAATATTAAAATTATTTTTATTAAACGAGATATCTAATTCTCCTGTAACAATCAATCTATTTGCTATATATCTTAAAACAATATTTGAATCACCAATGCTTATTTTGGGAGTATCTGCAGGTGGAATACTATCCCATTTTAAATTCATTAGTTTAAGATAATGAGTTTGTAGCTTTTGGTATTCTATATTTTTAAACTGAATATCATTTAGATACTTTAAAGTAGAATCGGAATTTAAAAGCCTTTCAAAACTTGTTGAATCCTTCTTTACTAAAGGTAAAAAATAACACTTATCATATTTTTCTAGAGGATTAAAAAAACCATATCTAATATGATTTGAGTAATCAATTAATGCATTTGATAAAAGAATATCTATTTCAA
This sequence is a window from Bacteroidia bacterium. Protein-coding genes within it:
- a CDS encoding L,D-transpeptidase family protein is translated as EIDILLSNALIDYSNHIRYGFFNPLEKYDKCYFLPLVKKDSTSFERLLNSDSTLKYLNDIQFKNIEYQKLQTHYLKLMNLKWDSIPPADTPKISIGDSNIVLRYIANRLIVTGELDISFNKNNFNIYDTILKKAVVRFQAEHGLLADGVIGKNTIAQMNISAKDRTIQVAVNLERLRWNSYNFPNKYLKINIPEFMLYAYNADTFKLALKVCCGEKKPSNYNERLKKYLKTHKIQDRPPNHETPIFQSKINHLVLNPDWLVPLNIVQKELYYNFIKDPLYLRDHEYKVYLNNVEVNPDSINWKKYDPNHIPFRLKQNPGEINALGKIKFVFPNPYDVFLHDTPTKNAFDRAYRAVSHGCIRVEDPLKLVKLLLDDKKWEIDDIRMAIGLEPEDKKDKKKFKKRMEDFKKWKELAEKDSVKLETKSIFFKKQIPITINYYTAFVDTNGYLQFRDDLYKRDIPIIEKLK